A window of Deinococcus cellulosilyticus NBRC 106333 = KACC 11606 genomic DNA:
CTGATGTAACCAAGCAGGTTGAGGATCATCAGGATGAGGCTGAGGACCCATCCCCAGCGCTTGCCCTCTTTGAGCCCACGGGCAGCCAGGAAGTGCAAAATGGCCCCCACAAGTCCAGTGATGACCCCTCCAATTCCAAAGATGAATCCAATGACCACTCCAATAAAACTTTCATCGCTGGTTTCTCCTGCAGCACCCAGGATGGCCCCGGCAACCGTGCCTCCCAGGATGGAGAGCAGAATCAACAGGATGCTGAAAACCATGTAAATGTAAAGGTTGACGGTGACCCAGCTCAATTTGGCAGGTTGCATGGATTTGATCATGACAAAATGTTACTGAATTGCAACTGAAGTCTCAAGGGGGACAAACCTGTAATGTCTGGGTGTTAATGGTTTCAAATCAAACGATTTAAGGTTTGTGTGAGGCTGCTGATGCTAAACTTCAGTTACCTCTTTGCGCAAACCTCTCTGGATTGGAGAGTCAGAACACGGGCCCTAATGACAGGGCTCGTGCATTTTTATTCTGGACAGAAAAACCTGAGCCACCTGCGGATCAAAATGGGTGCCCACCCGCTCCTGAATCATGCGCAGGGCCTCTTCCTGGGGCAGGGCTTTCGATAGGGCCGGTTGCTGGTCAGTGCGTCATAGACATCCACCACAGAGAAGATGCGGGCCAGATAAGGGATCTCTTCGCGCCTGAGTTGCAGAGGATAGCCTGTGCCATCCCACTTTTCGTGGTGGTAGTAAATGACCTCTCTGGCAGGTCCCAGAAAGTCCAGGGCTTCCATCCAGTTCATGCCGTATTCGGTGTGTTTTTGCATCACCAGAAATTCCTCTTCAGAGAGGTGCATGGGTTTGCTGAGGATGTCCTGGGGAATGCCCAGTTTGCCGATGTCGTGAAGCAGGGCCCCCCAGCGCAGGTATTTCAACTCGGGTTCACTGAGGCCAACTTCTCTTCCAAGCCACTCCGCAAGGTGCATGGTTCTTTCGCTGTGTTCCAGGGCACTGGGATTGCCCAGTTTGAGCGCTCTGGCCCACCCCATCACTGCGGCTTCGCAGAGGGTGGTGGTCTCGCTGGTTTCGCGTGGAGGAACCACCGGCTGGCATTTCCAGAGCATCCATCCACCTACCAGGAGCATCCATATCGCAGCTGCAAGCACTCCCCAGGAGGTCAGCAGATGGAGCAGGGTGCTTCCTCCCAGCAGACATCCCAGACCCCAGAGCAGGTGGGACATGGACAGTGCGCGGTGCTTGAACACGGTGGCCTCGTGAAGGGTGTGACGTTTTCATGATCATACTTCAGCTGGGCTTCAGCTGACAGAAGCTTGACTAAACGAAAAGGTGACTTTGAGCCAGAACAATCAAAAATTCTCCGGCCCACAGGCCGGAGAACGAAGATTCATGCATTCAGTTCAGTTCGCGTTTGCCGCAGAGGGTTTCGATCATCAGAATCCACTGCTTGACGTATTCCTTGTGGGCTTCGGCCCGTTCCAGAAGCTTTCTGGCCTGATCCTCGTTGACCTTTTCCCCCCGCGAGGCTTTCTGGATCATGTTGTGGGCCTCACGGATGAAGCCACATTCCACTTCCAGTCCCGCTTCCATGTTGGGATTGAAAAAATCCTTGAACGACCGGTGACTGCGCAGGTATTGCGTGTCCTGGTCGACTTCCCTGCTGATGGCGTCCAGTTCCTGAAGCGCACGCTTAAAGTCCATGCTCTCAGGGTAGCACATTGCAATTCAGTTGCAATTCAGCTTCGGGCTAGACAAATCTGACTTTACAGATTGAAAGTAAAAAATGTACGAAACTCCAGCAAAGGATCAAAATTCTGCAATGCAGAGGAGCCTCCGGCAAGATCACAAATAAGGGAGATGCTGTACAGCATCTCCTGATCACATAACAGTACCGAGTCAATGCCATTTAACGCATGGCTGCGAGATAATGGATCACCTCCTTAGCGATGTTTGCGCCACTTGTTATGAGGACGGGTATGACGCCAGAGCCAGAGCATGTACTTCCTCATGACACCTCCGAGGTAATGAAAAGAACTATGCTTCATATTTCATCTTTTGGAGCTTCACATCGGGGCGAAATCCCTCTATTTAACGGTTGGGTTAAAGGCAGCGGCCATCCTGTGAATTCTCTGAGACCATCACCAAGCTTTTTCTTTAGAAAAACAGGGAAGCATCAAAAAGCACGCCTGAAAGAAGCGTGCTGAAAGAAGTTTTTCTCTGATCTGGATTCTCATGTTTGGATTTGTTCTGGGCTGACACAAATCACAGCCCATCCTCAGCGGGACTGGGGTTTGCCGCCCAGAGATTCGATGCGGGTGTGCTGTTGCATCACCTCATAAAACTTCTGGGCTTCTTCACGGGTGGCTTCCAACTGGATTTCAAACCCCTTGTGATGCAGAGGATTGAGGTCAAGATAATCTTTGTTGCCGTTGACCTTCACCTTGCGACCCGTCAGGGACTCGATCTTCTGGGCAAGTTGGGTGGTGTTGTTTTCAAGGGCATCGGTGATGACCCGGAATCTGAATGTGCTGACCATGCCTGATGTTCGCTGCTGGCAGGCTTCAGGACAGTGGGCTACCGCGCACTTTCCAGGCTGGAAGGCAAAGCAATCAGGAACAGGGCAATGCCTGTTCCTGAAAGGGGACCCCCAGGGCAAGGTTCAGGATCGAGAGCGGGGTCTGGAGTGCCTGTCCTGTTCTGTTTGTTCGAAAGAATGGTCCACTGCGGAAACAAAAAGATAAGCAAGCCATCCCAGCAGCAGTCCCACCCCGAGAGAGAGCCAGAGCACCATGTTCATCCTCCATCAAATGTGTATGCAGCATCCTAACTTTGGACGCTGAATTTTCACTGAAAAACAGTAAAAAGAGTGTGCATGTTTTTGGGTTTGTGTATGAATATTGTGCAGTTTCGGTCAAGGCGCTTCGACAATGCGAAGTGCTGCACGGATGGCCTGCACAGCGTCCTCAGAACGGCCCTGTTCCAGCAATGCAGGAACCCCTTGCAGATGTTCCAGCAGTTCCGCACGGTGCCCTTTCATCTCTGCATACGTCAGGTGCCTGAAGCCCTGAATGCTGTCGGGCTCACGGGTCAGGCGTTGCAAGGCTTCGAGCTCTTCATTGAGTTGACCATGTTTGAACAGGTCATAATCCGGGTCCCTGAGCAGTGAAAAAAGGTGGTCCAGTGAAGTGCGGGCATCGGTCACGTTCATGCGTTCCTCCATCAGAAGAAAAATCCCCGAGTGCAACATGGACCTCCACCAGGTCCATTCTCGGGGTTAAGGCCAGTGTAGAAGCAGGGGCAGGAGGCACCTGTAAGGATTCTTACACCCCAGAAAACAATCCCACCTGTGCCGCTAACAGGTGGGAGAACCAGAGGAGTGTGGCCTCGGGAAGAGGTTCAAAGATCAGTCAAAACCTACACAAACAGGGCCATCCTGAGAAAGGAGCTCCTGCTGTCCACCCTGCGAAGTGAAACCACTGCATGCCGCAAGGTCCTGAGCTTGCTGCCCCTAGATTAGCGTCATGAACTGAAACGGCTCTGAGGGACACTGAAAACAGTCTGAAGTTCAGCACCTCATCCAGAAAACCGGGGCACGGAAGATGTTACTTTGGGTTATGGCAAAAGTTCTGGTGGTTCTGAATGGCATCACTGCAATAGGCGAATCGGACAAATCCATCTCGGAAATGCTGTCCGAGCACATGTTCACCCTGGAAAATGCCAGCATCGGAGATGAAAGCATCGAACTGCTTTTCGTGCGCAGTGCAGCGGTCTCTGCCATTGGCATGGTGGACCACACCCTGGAAGATGCCCTCACCTCGGTCAGTGTGATTCAGGAGGACCAGCGAAACCGCATTTGACGGTTCCTGCTGCAAAAGCCCTCAACTGTGAGCATGCAAATGACGTTCGATGTGCTCCAGCAACTGGGTCACATCGAAAGGTTTCGCCACAAAATCTGCAGCTCCATCTTCCATGAGCTGGCTCACCACATTCAGGTCCTCGGTTGCGGAAACCACAATCACGGTGGCGTCAGAGCACTTCTGTTTCAGGTGGGGCAGCAATTCCAGCCCGCCTCCTCCCGGAAAATTCACATCCAGCAGGATCACATCAAAACACTGGTCTTCTTCAATGGCCTGCATGGCCTCTTCAAAATCTGTGGCGTCTTTCACCAGATACCGGTTCAGACGCAGGAAACGCACCAGCATGCGGCGCACGGTGCCGTCGTCTTCAATGACCAGAACTTTGGGATTGGGGATGTTCATGCGTCTCCTGACAGCCGGAAATGGCAGCGCTGCTGCCTATCAGCAGTACAGCAGAAAGCCGGGCTGGATACTGTTTCATCCGAGACATTTGGGCCTCAGAAGAGGATAGGTATTGTGCCTTATGTGATCCCATGTCAAAGCGCAGGTCCTGTAAGAACCTTTATGCATCATATCCGGTTTCCCGGGAGTTGCAGTCTGCTTTTGCTGGGATGGAGTGAAGATTTGGACCGCTGATCCCTGTTGGCGCGAAAGATAGGAGCCTACAGCTGGAGATGGAGCCAAGAGAAAACCCTCCAGATTTCTCTGGAGGGTTGATGTGGTAGACCCGAGCAGATTTGAACTGCTGACCCCTACAGTGTCAATGTAGTGCTCTACCCCTGAGCTACGGGTCTATTCCTGGAGGCGCTGGGCGGATTTGAACCGCCGCATGGAGGTTTTGCAGACCTCTGCCTTACCGCTTGGCTACAGCGCCGGGGTTTGGCCTAGCAGGGAAAATAGTAGCATCTGATGCTCTATCTGTCAAACGGATGAATGCATCTCCACCCGTTTGACCAGGTTCAAGCCTTTTCAGCTTCGTGCTGAACGCTGTTTTTGAATGAAGTCCAGCATCTCCTGATGGCCCAGTGTGTTGATGACATGGGCCGGGGTCAGGCCCGCCTTGCGGGCCACGGCCACACCATAACGGATGTCCTTCAGGCCTCCAAGCACGTGAGCATCGGTGTTGATGGCAAATTTCAGGCGGTCCCGCCACTTCAGGGCCACCCGCCAGTCCAGGTCCAGACGGTAAGCGTTGGCATTGATTTCAATGACCGTGCCCCGCTCTGCTGCGGCTTCCAGAACAGCATCGAGGTTCAGGGCGTAACTGGGCCTCCTCAGCAGAAGCCTGCCTGTGGGGTGGCCCAGAATGGTGACCAGAGGATGGCTGACCGCTTGAACAAGGCGTTTGGTCTGTTCTTCCTCCGAGAGGGTAAAGTGGCTATGAACGCTGGCCACCACATAATCCAGTTCTGCAAGAACATCATCGGGATAGTCCAGACTGCCATCTTGCAGGATGTCCACCTCGGAGCCTTTGAGGATTTTGAAGCCCTCTTTGCGGAGTTCATCGATTTCACGCATCTGCTCCCGGAGGCGTTCAATGCTCAGGCCGTGGGCATAATATGCGCTGACCGAATGGTCTCCCATCCCGAGGTATTCATGCCCGTTTTGCACCACCGTGGTGATCAGGTCACGGAGGGTGGGAATCCCATCGCTGTAATGGCTGTGGACGTGTAGCATGCCCCTGATGTCCCTGACGGTGATCAGTTCTTCTGCAGAAGGCAGAACAAGGCCTTCATGCTCGGGTTCGCGGTACTCAGGGGGCAGGTGGGGCAGTTCCAGAGCCTCGTACACGTCCTCCTCCGAAAGGGTGAAGAGGGGAGAGCTCTGCTGTTTGAGACCTGAGGAGGAGATCTCCATGCCTTTCTCCTGGGCTTTCTGCTCCAGTTTTTCTCGCCAGTAGGCCCCGCTGAACATGGCATCCATGGCACCGCGCACCTCGGGTTCGGCATAACCCACCTCGACCCGCACACCCTGAATGCGTCCCTGCCATGCAGCGTAGCCTTCTGCATGCTGCACATCCTCTGCAATCAGCTTGAGGGTCCCGTAGGTGCTCTCTTTGCTGCAGGAGATGGTGATTTCCACATCAGCTGAGGTTTCAAGCCCTCTGGAGACTGAACCTGCAAGTTTCGGGCTCATGTCCCTGAAGTTCTCCATGAGCACCTCTGCGATGCTCATGGCGGTGCTCATGTGTACACGCTCTTGCGATTGCAGGGCAAAGATCACGCTTTCCAGGATGTTAGCCTGGCTCTTGGCCCCAAAGCCTTTCAGGGTGGCGATCTGGCCGTTTTCGCAGGCTTCCCGCAGGTCTTCCAGGGATTCAATGCCGGTGTTCCAGAGCAAACGGATTTTCTTGGGTCCCAGTCCCCTCACCCGGAAGAGGGTCAGCACCCCTGCAGGGACCTGACTTGCTGCCTCTTCCAGAGGGCCAAAAACCCCTGTTTCCACGTATTCCACCAGCAGGGCAGCCAGGGTGCTGCCCACCTTGGGCACATCCCTGAATTTGCGCTGGACCAGATCTTCCAGGCTGTCTTCCACACTTTCCAGGCTGCGTGCTGCTGCCCGGTAGGAGTTGATGCGGAATGCGTTTTCTTCAAGCAGTTCAAACAGGTCTGCAGTCAAATTCAGGGTTTTGATCAGGTCCTTGAGGCTCATGCAGACATTTTACGGCCAGGGCAGAGTGGGGACTGAAAGTGGGGTTATATTATGCCGAGGGCCTAGAGCCGAGGGCCGAGGGCAGGTCAGAAAGCAAAGGCTTTTGCTTTCGTGTGCAGTGGATATGTTGATCTGGTCGTGTTGAAGAGGGTTGACCTACAGGGCAAGCCAGCGGCCCGCCCCTACATCATTTGGTTGACGCCATAGGCCAGGAATTTACTTTGCTCTCGGCCCTTAGACCTGCTGTCTTCCCCTGAACGACACCACCTTCGCCCCCATCTTTTCCAGGTCCTGCACAGCTTCTGCAAAACGGTGCCCGACCTCTTCGGGCTTGTGGGCGTCGCTTCCGAGCACAAAAGGAATGCCTCTTTTGACGGCTTCGAGCACCAGGCTGTTTGAGGGGTAGGCTTCTTTGACAGGCTTTCTGTACCCTGCCGTGTTGTAATCCAGGGCCATGCCTGCGGCAGCAACGGCATCCAGGGCTTCGAAGGCCAGAGAGGGGTCAGGTTGCAGGTGCCCGAATTTTTTGGGCAGGTCCAGGTGTCCGATGGAGTCAAAGAGACCGCTTTTTGCAGCCTGGGTGGCAAGCTGGTAATACTGCTGGTACAGCCCGGTCAGGTCGCGGTTGTCGTACTCAGCAATGAATTCGGGGTTGTCAAACCCCCAGGCCCCCAGGTAGTGGATGCTGCCAATCACGTAATCCCAGGGATGACGGTCCAGCACTTTTTCCACGTAACGCTCGGTTCCGGGGTGGTAGTCTCCTTCAAGCCCCAGACGGATGTCCAGCCTGCCTTCAAAGGCCTGCTGGGCTTCCTGCACCCACTCGATGTAACGGTCCAGTTCAGAGAGGTGCATCCTCCAGGGCGCGTCGTACCATTCGGGCATGGGCATGTGATCTGTGAAGGTGATGCCAGTGAGACCTGCGTCCAGGGCGGCCTGGGCGTATTCCATGGGGGTCCCGGAGGCGTGCTTGCAAAGGGGCGTGTGCATGTGGGAGTCGAACATGGGGTCATTTTCGCATGCACGGTTGTTTCGCAGGCTGAATTGGCTTCACAACCTGATCCATTCAGCAAAAGAGGGCCCTTTGGGGGATTTCCCCAGGGACAATTTTGAGGAATCAGCATTGTACAATTTCTGTAATGGGATTTTTCAGGCGTTTGTTTCAAAAACCGGCGGCCACTGCTGTGCAGGAACCCGAACCTGCAGAGGTGGCCCGCGAAGGCATCATCCTGCTCTTTGAGGCGGTTCCCGACCTGCTGAGAGGGCTCATTCAACTCCGTCAGGTGTTGCAGGACCCGGAAGCACAGCTGGACAGGCTGGAGGGCACCAATTCAGGGGCCTTCCACTTTGGACCTCACAAGATCCGCGTTGTGGGCCTCCCCGCAGCTTTGCCACGCGATGTGCAGCAGCGCACCATCCACCTGAGCCACTGGCCGCAGACCACCAAAGACAGCCTGTACCAGCATCGGGCACACCTGGTGTGTTTTTACGAGGGCACCAGAGAAGACGCCCGGGAGCAGCTTCTGGCGCTTTACCAGCTTGCCCTGGCGTTCGGCAACCTGGGTTTGCTGGGGGTGGCAGATGAAGCCGCCTTCAATGTCACTCCGGTGGCTGTGGTGCAGGACATCTTCACCTCCATGAAGGTGGGTGACCTCAAGACAGATTTTCCTGCCATGCTCTGGACCAACCTGTTGAAGTTCCACCGTCCAGATGGCCCCATCTGGTATGCCACCCGTGGCTTCGAGCGTTTTGGTGCACCCAATTTTGCCCTGCTGGGACAGCCAGGAGAGGCAGCAGAAACCTTTGACCTTTTCACGGCCCTCCTGAGGTACGTGGTGTCTTCTGGAGCAGAGCTGCAGGCAGGCCATACCGCAGAAGTCGGAAACCTTCCTTTGCGTTTTGTGGCACCCTACGAGTACGAGGATTTCCTGAAGGGCAAAGGTGAACTGCTGGTGGTTGAGGTGGTGCAGATGGAGGCAGAAAACACGGTCCTCACCTGAAGTGCACGCGGGTTTCTTGCAACCACAGGGTGATGTGGGTGCCTGCTGGCAGGGTGGTTTGCACGGAGAAGTTCAGGTGCACCTGATGCTCAGGTCCTGATTCCAGGACGGAGAGCAGGTCTGCTGTGGCTTTTGGATCTGGGGTCCTGCCTTGCAGGGCCAGAAAAGAAGAAACAATGTACTGGCCCTGCTTTTGTTGCAGGGTCCAGTCCTGGTCCTCAAGTGGGATCTGCAGTTCTGTCGTCGCTTCCTGCAGTGCCAGTGTGCCCTGCACGTCCTGAAAAACCAGTGCACTGGCTGATGGTGCAGGATCAATCTCAAATGTGCCTGTCAGGTGGGGCATCACATCTGCGAAGGTGGGGAGGCCAGCGGTCTGGATGGACACGTTTGCTGCTGTGGTGGGCCATTCAAAAGAGGCTTTTCCTGTGGCATCCACAACGCCAGTCAGGGCGGCAGGGGCACTTTGCCTGAAGACATTGAAATTGAGGCCTGCGGGGGGCACACACCCGCAGGCCATCCAGCCACAGGAAGTGGTCAGCAGACCTGTAAGAAACAGCCCATGCAGCAGTCGCATGCTCCATTCTCAGGCATGCTGCAGGGCAGTGTCCAGAGGGATGGGTTCCAGCAGGTGCCCTGTGTCATTCAGTTTTTCCAGCACCCACAACTTCTGGCGTTTCTGCAGGAGGGTGACTCCGGTGTTCCATGTGTTGAGGGGAAAAGGCAGCAGCATGGGTTCATGGGCCTGCCTGGGAATGCCGATCAGGTGTGAGGCCAGGGCACGGATGAACCCGTTGTGGGAGAAAGCCAGCACACTGGTGTCCTCCTGCAGGGTGCTCAGCCAGTCCAGGGCCCGGTCCAGCAGGTCCTGAAACGACTCTCCACCTTCAGGCCTGTGTGTGAAGGGATCGGTTTTCCAGGGCAGGTAACTGGGGTGCTGCTGGTTCTCTTCGAGGGTGCGGCCTTCCATCACCCCGAAATTCAATTCACGGAGTCTGGGGTCCGCCATAATGGTGGCATCAGGCACTGCAAGTGTGGCTGTGTGGTATGCCCGCTTTAAATCTGAACTGACGATCTGGTCATAATCCTCTGCCCTGAGCACCCTGCGCAGTTTGATGGCCTGCTGCATGCCCTCCTCGGAGAGGGGTTCATCGAGGTGGCCCTGCCAGCGTCCAGTGCTGTTGAGGATGGTGATGCCATGCCGGACCAGGGTCAGCTTAATCATGAACGTGGTCCAGCGGCGGAACAGGGGTGGGTTTGCCCTCGGCATCCAGAGCCACGAAAACAAACCGCCCGGAGGTGGCAAGCACCTGTTCTGCTGTGGCGAGGTTCTCCTTGTGCACGTCCACCTGGATGTGCATGCTGGTGCGGCCCACCTTGACCACCTGTGCATAGAGGTTCACGGCATCCCCGACTTTGATCGGAACGTGGAAGGTCACGGTGTCCATGCTGACCGTGACCACGGTTTTGCGGCAGTGGCGCACTGCCGCGATGCTGGCAGCCTTGTCCATCAGGCTGAGAATGTGGCCCCCGAAGGCCGTTCCGAGGTTGTTGGTGTTGGCTGGGAAAATGATTTCCAGCATGCGGGCTTCTGACATACTGGCATCATAACAGTGTGTATACAGGACAGATGATGGTCATAGCGTCCCTGGTTGCGTAACTTGTGACTTGCTCTGATTGTGGTGTAACCCTTGCCATTCACGCCTTGCCTGAACGGACTGCAGGAGGATTCTGGTCTGCATTGCTGATGGCCTGTTGGCTTCAAAGAAACCGGGATCTGGAATGCCTTAACCGTTTTTTGAAAAGTGAGAAATGTCCCAGAAAGTCTCATGTAAAAACCGAAATTTCAAGTACAATGCTTTTTAAAGCGTTATCGGCACAACAGATCAGCATCACAACGGAGGACCCATGAGAAAACTGGTGTTGTTCAGCGTATTGGCTCTTGGTGCAGCAGGAACCTGGGTGTATGCCCAGTCTTCAGGCGGTTCGAACGCCCCCACTTTCACGGAGAAACAGGCCCAGGCGGGTGAAACGGTCTACAACACCAGTTGCGCCATGTGCCACGGTAAAAACCTGAACGACGGCGGTCCTGCCGTCAAGGGAGACAAGTTCCTTGCCAAATGGTCTGGTGAAGGCAAGACAGCCCTTGATCTCTACAACAAGATTGCCACCACCATGCCCAAGAACAAACCAGGCTCCCTCACCCAGACCCAGTACGAGGCTGTGTATGCCTACATCCTGCAGCAAAACGGCTTCAAGCCCAGAGAGCTGCAAAAAGAGGACCTGAAGAACCACACCCTCGACAAAAAATAAAAGTTTGAGTTTTTCATGAGAGGAAACCATGGGGTTTCCTCTTTCTTTATCATCGTGCTGTAAGAGGCTGTTCACCTTTGTGGTGATATGCTGTCCCAAATGGAGGTGGTGTCTGGCGAGACGGGAAGGTGTCGACCCTTTCAGAGGGCTGCTTGATGGACTTGTTTCAGGGAGGAAGAGCCATTAGACTTGATACAGGTAGACTCAAGTTTCTTATGCACTATCTGGTATACTCTTGAGGAGCCATGAAAGGAACCCCACATGTCGGATAAAACCCAGAACGACATTCCCAATACGCCCATCCCCGAGATTCTCCCGGTGTGCCCGGTCAGGGGTTCTGTCATTTACCCCACCATGGTCCAGCACATCGACGCTGCCCGTGATGTCAGCATCAAGGCCATCGAGGCCGCCATGCAGAGCAGCAAAACCATCCTCATTGTCTCCCAGCGGGACAAGGACATCGATGACCCCACAGGCAACGACCTCTACACTGTCGGTACTGCCTGCAACATCCTGCGCATGAAACGCAATCCCGACGGCACCGTGCAGATGCTGGTTTCCGCTGTGAGCCGCGTGACCGTCCACAAATACCACAAAACCGAATTCATCCAGGCTGAAGTGAAACCTTTAGAGGTTCCTGCTGGAGAAATCTCCGAATACCAGGCCCTGGGCCGCGAACTGCGCACCAAATTCGAGGAAATGATCCCCGGCAGCAAATTCCTGGCTCCGGATGTCGTGGAACTGATCCTCAACCGTGAAGACCCTGGCGTGATGGCCGATTACATCGCCTTCAACATGGACTTCAAACTCACGGACAAGCAGGCCGTGCTTGAGGCCCCCAACCTGACTGAGCGGGTGCGCAAGGTGCTGGTGATGCTGGACAGCGAAGCCGAACTGATGGCCATCCAGCGCCGCATCCAGCAGCAGGTCAAAGAGGAAATCGACAAGAACCAGCGCGACTACTACCTGCGCGAGCAGATGAAAATCATCCAGAAAGAGCTGCACGGCGAAGACTCCGAAGAGGATGAAGTCGCACAGCTGCGTGAAAAAATCAACGCTCTGGGCCTCACCGAGGATGCCAAAAAAGAAGTGGACCGGGAACTCAACCGCCTGGAACGCATGCATCCTGACTCTGCAGAGGCTGCCGTCATCCGCACCTACCTCACCTGGATGACCGAGCTTCCCTGGAGCACCCGCAGCGAAGACCAGCTGAACCTCAAAGAAGCCGAAAAAACCCTGGACGATGACCACTACGGTCTGGAAAAGGTCAAGGACCGCGTGCTGGAATTCCTCGCGGTGCGCCAGCTTCGCAAAGAGCGTGCGGAAAGAGGCGAAATCGACGCCGCCGATGTGAACAAAGGACCCATCCTGGTGTTCACTGGCCCTCCCGGGGTCGGTAAAACCTCCATTGCCCAGAGCATCGCCAAGTCCCTCGGACGCAAATACGTGCGGATTGCCCTGGGGGGTGCCCGTGACGAGAGCGACATCCGTGGACACCGCCGCACCTACATCGGTTCCATGCCCGGACGCATCATCCAGGGCCTCAGAAACGCCGGAACCAAGAACCCTGTGGTCCTCCTGGACGAGGTGGACAAACTTGGTCAGAGCTATCAGGGGGACCCCTCCAGTGCCCTCCTCGAAGTGCTCGATCCTGCCCAGAACCACAGCTTCACGGACCACTACCTCGGGGTGCCCTTTGACCTCTCGGAAGTGATGTTCATTGCCACAGCAAACTACCCCGAGCAGATCCCTGGCCCGCTTCTGGACCGCATGGAAGTGATTGAATTCACCTCCTACATCGAGCAGGAGAAACTCGAAATCGCCAAACGCTACCTGCTGCCGCGCCAGGTCAAGGAGAACGGCCTGAAAACCGCCCAGATCCAGGTGACGGACGCTGCGCTGGAAAAACTGATCTCCCACTACACCAGAGAAGCCGGAGTGCGCAATCTGGAACGTGAAATCGGAACGGCGGTGCGCAAGGTGGCCCGCCGCATTGCCAGTGGAGAGCTGAAACGCGCCCGGGTGACCGACAAGGAACTCGAACGTTACCTCGGCAACCCCAGATACCTCCCCGAGTCCGAAGCCCGGGAAGACGCG
This region includes:
- a CDS encoding c-type cytochrome, which translates into the protein MRKLVLFSVLALGAAGTWVYAQSSGGSNAPTFTEKQAQAGETVYNTSCAMCHGKNLNDGGPAVKGDKFLAKWSGEGKTALDLYNKIATTMPKNKPGSLTQTQYEAVYAYILQQNGFKPRELQKEDLKNHTLDKK
- a CDS encoding histidine phosphatase family protein, whose product is MIKLTLVRHGITILNSTGRWQGHLDEPLSEEGMQQAIKLRRVLRAEDYDQIVSSDLKRAYHTATLAVPDATIMADPRLRELNFGVMEGRTLEENQQHPSYLPWKTDPFTHRPEGGESFQDLLDRALDWLSTLQEDTSVLAFSHNGFIRALASHLIGIPRQAHEPMLLPFPLNTWNTGVTLLQKRQKLWVLEKLNDTGHLLEPIPLDTALQHA
- a CDS encoding response regulator; this encodes MNIPNPKVLVIEDDGTVRRMLVRFLRLNRYLVKDATDFEEAMQAIEEDQCFDVILLDVNFPGGGGLELLPHLKQKCSDATVIVVSATEDLNVVSQLMEDGAADFVAKPFDVTQLLEHIERHLHAHS
- the hisJ gene encoding histidinol-phosphatase HisJ, which translates into the protein MFDSHMHTPLCKHASGTPMEYAQAALDAGLTGITFTDHMPMPEWYDAPWRMHLSELDRYIEWVQEAQQAFEGRLDIRLGLEGDYHPGTERYVEKVLDRHPWDYVIGSIHYLGAWGFDNPEFIAEYDNRDLTGLYQQYYQLATQAAKSGLFDSIGHLDLPKKFGHLQPDPSLAFEALDAVAAAGMALDYNTAGYRKPVKEAYPSNSLVLEAVKRGIPFVLGSDAHKPEEVGHRFAEAVQDLEKMGAKVVSFRGRQQV
- a CDS encoding acyl-CoA thioesterase, coding for MSEARMLEIIFPANTNNLGTAFGGHILSLMDKAASIAAVRHCRKTVVTVSMDTVTFHVPIKVGDAVNLYAQVVKVGRTSMHIQVDVHKENLATAEQVLATSGRFVFVALDAEGKPTPVPPLDHVHD
- the lon gene encoding endopeptidase La, whose product is MSDKTQNDIPNTPIPEILPVCPVRGSVIYPTMVQHIDAARDVSIKAIEAAMQSSKTILIVSQRDKDIDDPTGNDLYTVGTACNILRMKRNPDGTVQMLVSAVSRVTVHKYHKTEFIQAEVKPLEVPAGEISEYQALGRELRTKFEEMIPGSKFLAPDVVELILNREDPGVMADYIAFNMDFKLTDKQAVLEAPNLTERVRKVLVMLDSEAELMAIQRRIQQQVKEEIDKNQRDYYLREQMKIIQKELHGEDSEEDEVAQLREKINALGLTEDAKKEVDRELNRLERMHPDSAEAAVIRTYLTWMTELPWSTRSEDQLNLKEAEKTLDDDHYGLEKVKDRVLEFLAVRQLRKERAERGEIDAADVNKGPILVFTGPPGVGKTSIAQSIAKSLGRKYVRIALGGARDESDIRGHRRTYIGSMPGRIIQGLRNAGTKNPVVLLDEVDKLGQSYQGDPSSALLEVLDPAQNHSFTDHYLGVPFDLSEVMFIATANYPEQIPGPLLDRMEVIEFTSYIEQEKLEIAKRYLLPRQVKENGLKTAQIQVTDAALEKLISHYTREAGVRNLEREIGTAVRKVARRIASGELKRARVTDKELERYLGNPRYLPESEAREDAVGVSTGMFYTPVGGDILFVETSVMPGKGNLVLTGQLGDVMKESARAALSYAKQNSNRFHITQEKLDNSEIHVHVPAGAIPKEGPSAGVAMVTSLVSALTGIPARRDVAMTGEITLTGRVLPIGGLKEKVLGARRAGIKHIVLPKMNERDINDIPANLRASIEFHPCENLDQVLDVALVGGLKALEGKTTPSKKKTKRDQSASA
- a CDS encoding HD-GYP domain-containing protein; this translates as MFKHRALSMSHLLWGLGCLLGGSTLLHLLTSWGVLAAAIWMLLVGGWMLWKCQPVVPPRETSETTTLCEAAVMGWARALKLGNPSALEHSERTMHLAEWLGREVGLSEPELKYLRWGALLHDIGKLGIPQDILSKPMHLSEEEFLVMQKHTEYGMNWMEALDFLGPAREVIYYHHEKWDGTGYPLQLRREEIPYLARIFSVVDVYDALTSNRPYRKPCPRKRPCA
- a CDS encoding PHP domain-containing protein, whose amino-acid sequence is MSLKDLIKTLNLTADLFELLEENAFRINSYRAAARSLESVEDSLEDLVQRKFRDVPKVGSTLAALLVEYVETGVFGPLEEAASQVPAGVLTLFRVRGLGPKKIRLLWNTGIESLEDLREACENGQIATLKGFGAKSQANILESVIFALQSQERVHMSTAMSIAEVLMENFRDMSPKLAGSVSRGLETSADVEITISCSKESTYGTLKLIAEDVQHAEGYAAWQGRIQGVRVEVGYAEPEVRGAMDAMFSGAYWREKLEQKAQEKGMEISSSGLKQQSSPLFTLSEEDVYEALELPHLPPEYREPEHEGLVLPSAEELITVRDIRGMLHVHSHYSDGIPTLRDLITTVVQNGHEYLGMGDHSVSAYYAHGLSIERLREQMREIDELRKEGFKILKGSEVDILQDGSLDYPDDVLAELDYVVASVHSHFTLSEEEQTKRLVQAVSHPLVTILGHPTGRLLLRRPSYALNLDAVLEAAAERGTVIEINANAYRLDLDWRVALKWRDRLKFAINTDAHVLGGLKDIRYGVAVARKAGLTPAHVINTLGHQEMLDFIQKQRSARS